One genomic region from Glaciimonas sp. PAMC28666 encodes:
- a CDS encoding HAD family phosphatase, producing the protein MNLALFDLDHTLLPIDSDYEWGQFLIRIGAVDADQFKKSNAEWFAQYQAGTLDPVKYLEFTFGTLSSFPRKQLDAWHVQFMKEVIIPRITPQALDLLQQHHDAGDLVAIVTATNSFVTEPIAKALGVDFLIASDPETTDDGEITGKLLDTPTYGPGKVIHTHAWLATMDMTLSSFPRSFFYSDSHNDLPLLLLVTDPIATNPNALLKAHADAHGWSILQLFDE; encoded by the coding sequence ATGAATCTGGCCTTATTCGACCTTGACCACACTCTGCTGCCGATCGACTCGGATTATGAGTGGGGCCAATTTTTAATCCGTATCGGTGCGGTGGATGCTGATCAATTTAAAAAAAGCAACGCAGAATGGTTTGCCCAATATCAGGCCGGCACACTTGATCCGGTCAAATATCTGGAGTTCACGTTCGGAACGTTGTCCTCGTTTCCGCGTAAACAACTGGATGCCTGGCACGTACAATTCATGAAAGAAGTGATCATTCCGCGGATCACACCGCAGGCACTGGATTTGCTGCAACAGCATCACGATGCGGGTGATCTGGTCGCCATCGTGACGGCGACCAATAGTTTTGTCACGGAGCCGATTGCGAAGGCGCTCGGCGTCGACTTTCTGATTGCGTCCGATCCGGAAACCACGGATGACGGGGAAATCACTGGAAAATTGTTGGATACACCGACTTACGGTCCGGGTAAAGTGATTCATACCCACGCATGGCTGGCGACAATGGATATGACGTTGTCCAGCTTCCCACGGTCTTTTTTCTACAGCGATTCACACAACGACCTGCCACTGCTGCTGCTGGTGACCGATCCGATTGCGACCAATCCGAACGCCCTCCTGAAAGCGCATGCTGACGCCCACGGCTGGTCGATATTGCAGTTATTCGACGAATAG
- the hda gene encoding DnaA regulatory inactivator Hda yields the protein MRQLLLDITADDAQTLDTFVVGNNQEVLQFLRQLTAPSTTSATAPGDRFVYLWGESGAGKSHLLQAFARLTNAHLISAADLNAQHALEYNESYSAGLFHFSAEDTGYLIDDCDKLCAEDQILAFALFNQIREHGGWFITSGAQPPAELTHTVREDLRTRLGWGLIYQLHGLSDEEKISTLSQAAQARGLTLSSGVLPYLITHFRRDMRSLMEKLDELDRYSLETKRPITLPLLRSLLQLESEEKSL from the coding sequence ATGAGGCAATTACTACTCGATATAACTGCCGACGACGCGCAAACTCTGGATACTTTCGTGGTTGGAAACAATCAGGAAGTGTTGCAATTTTTGCGTCAGTTGACAGCGCCATCGACAACCTCAGCGACTGCGCCGGGTGACCGATTTGTGTATTTGTGGGGCGAATCCGGTGCGGGGAAAAGCCATTTGTTGCAAGCCTTTGCCCGCCTTACAAACGCGCATCTGATCAGCGCCGCCGATTTAAACGCGCAGCATGCCCTGGAATATAACGAGTCCTATAGCGCTGGCCTGTTTCACTTTTCTGCCGAAGATACGGGCTATTTAATTGATGATTGCGACAAGCTCTGCGCGGAGGATCAGATTCTGGCGTTTGCGTTGTTCAATCAAATTCGTGAGCATGGCGGTTGGTTCATCACCAGTGGCGCGCAACCACCGGCCGAATTAACCCATACTGTGCGTGAGGATTTGCGTACGCGACTTGGTTGGGGCCTGATTTATCAGTTGCATGGCCTGAGCGACGAAGAAAAAATCTCAACTTTGTCACAAGCAGCGCAAGCCCGTGGGCTAACCTTGTCGAGTGGCGTGCTACCCTATCTCATTACCCATTTTCGACGCGATATGCGCTCATTGATGGAAAAGCTGGACGAACTTGACCGTTATTCGCTGGAAACCAAGCGCCCCATAACCCTGCCTTTATTACGCAGCCTGTTACAACTCGAATCTGAAGAAAAATCACTATGA
- a CDS encoding AI-2E family transporter, with protein sequence MPFSFTDEQKQTMLWLVMGALLIALFIALGPILTPFVASAILAYALNPGVDWLAKRRIGKYPLPRAIAVLIVMLILLMAILAIILIVIPVLRTEFPLLQNQIPSFLTKLDNFLGPHLEDFGIHFRLNSSGIKEMLSNQLATSGDEIWAAVLASAKVGGTAVLGWIATILLVPIVLFYLLQDWHRFLAKLANMVPRRWQTKTNSMSREVDGLLAQYFRGQLLVMLVLAIYYSTGLAIAGFDVALPVGIITGLLVFIPYVGFGLGLVLALIAAMLQFSGFHGLAAVAIVYGLGQMLESFFLTPRLVGERIGLHPLVVIFALMAFGQLFGFVGILLALPTSAIMSVIVKHIRMHYLNSIFYNQ encoded by the coding sequence ATGCCATTTTCTTTTACTGACGAGCAAAAACAAACAATGTTGTGGTTAGTAATGGGTGCGTTGCTCATTGCGCTATTTATCGCTCTGGGTCCAATTTTGACGCCCTTTGTAGCTTCGGCCATTCTGGCGTACGCCCTTAATCCGGGGGTCGACTGGCTGGCAAAGCGGCGTATCGGGAAATATCCGCTTCCCCGCGCTATCGCGGTGCTGATCGTGATGTTGATATTATTGATGGCTATTTTGGCAATCATTTTGATCGTCATCCCGGTATTGCGTACGGAATTTCCGTTGTTACAAAATCAGATCCCGAGCTTTCTGACCAAGCTGGATAACTTTCTCGGCCCGCATCTGGAAGACTTCGGCATCCATTTTCGGCTAAATAGTAGCGGAATCAAAGAAATGCTGTCCAATCAGCTGGCGACTAGTGGCGATGAAATCTGGGCTGCCGTACTGGCGTCTGCAAAAGTTGGTGGCACGGCGGTGTTAGGTTGGATCGCAACGATACTGCTGGTCCCAATCGTGTTATTTTACCTATTGCAAGACTGGCATCGCTTTCTGGCTAAATTGGCTAATATGGTGCCGCGCCGCTGGCAGACCAAAACTAATAGCATGTCGCGTGAAGTCGACGGGTTGCTGGCGCAATACTTCCGTGGTCAATTGCTGGTGATGCTGGTGCTGGCGATTTACTATTCTACTGGTCTGGCGATTGCGGGATTTGACGTGGCGCTTCCGGTCGGGATTATCACTGGCCTGCTGGTATTTATCCCTTACGTTGGCTTCGGCCTCGGTTTAGTCCTCGCTTTGATCGCGGCGATGTTACAGTTCAGCGGTTTTCACGGGCTGGCGGCAGTGGCGATTGTGTATGGTCTGGGTCAAATGCTCGAAAGTTTCTTTCTGACGCCGCGACTGGTCGGTGAGCGCATTGGCTTGCACCCACTGGTGGTGATTTTTGCGTTGATGGCATTCGGTCAGCTATTCGGCTTTGTCGGCATCTTGCTGGCGCTGCCGACTTCGGCGATTATGTCGGTGATCGTGAAACACATACGCATGCATTATCTTAATAGTATTTTTTATAATCAGTAA
- the purM gene encoding phosphoribosylformylglycinamidine cyclo-ligase, with translation MTSTSNVSLSYRDAGVDMDAGDALVEAIKPFAKRTMREGVMGGIGGFGALFEISKKFKEPVLVSGTDGVGTKLKLAFMLNRHDTVGIDLVAMSVNDILVQGAEPLFFLDYFACGKLDVAIATDVIKGIAQGCEQAGCALIGGETAEMPSMYPEGEYDLAGFAVGAVEKSKLIDGTKITPGDIILGLASSGAHSNGYSLVRKIISVAQPDLDADFHGRPLADVLMAPTRIYVKPLLALMEAMEVKGMVHITGGGLVENIPRVLQDNLTAELHRDGWTMPPLFTWLQEHGGVADDEMHRVFNCGIGMAVIVAKENADAAFAQLQAAGETVFKIGTIRTRVEGEAQTIVL, from the coding sequence ATGACTTCAACATCCAATGTTTCTCTTTCTTACCGCGACGCCGGCGTTGACATGGACGCCGGCGACGCTTTAGTCGAGGCGATCAAGCCTTTTGCCAAGCGCACAATGCGGGAAGGCGTCATGGGCGGCATCGGCGGTTTTGGTGCGCTCTTCGAAATCAGCAAAAAATTCAAGGAACCGGTTCTGGTCTCCGGCACCGATGGCGTCGGCACCAAATTAAAACTGGCATTCATGCTCAATCGTCACGACACGGTGGGGATCGATCTGGTCGCTATGAGCGTCAACGACATTTTAGTGCAAGGTGCCGAACCATTGTTCTTTCTTGATTACTTCGCCTGCGGAAAGCTCGATGTCGCCATCGCAACTGACGTTATCAAGGGCATCGCCCAAGGTTGCGAACAAGCCGGTTGCGCGTTAATTGGCGGCGAGACTGCCGAAATGCCAAGCATGTACCCGGAAGGCGAGTACGATCTGGCCGGTTTCGCGGTGGGCGCGGTGGAAAAGTCGAAACTGATCGATGGCACTAAAATCACCCCCGGCGATATCATTCTCGGGCTGGCTTCATCCGGCGCGCACTCCAACGGCTATTCATTGGTCCGCAAAATTATTTCAGTCGCACAGCCTGATCTGGACGCCGATTTCCATGGCCGTCCGTTAGCCGATGTTCTGATGGCACCCACCCGCATTTACGTCAAACCTTTGTTGGCGCTGATGGAGGCGATGGAAGTCAAAGGCATGGTGCATATCACCGGCGGTGGCCTGGTAGAAAACATTCCTCGCGTATTGCAAGACAACCTCACCGCTGAGCTCCACCGCGACGGCTGGACCATGCCACCGCTGTTCACATGGTTGCAAGAGCACGGCGGCGTCGCCGATGACGAAATGCACCGCGTATTCAACTGCGGTATCGGTATGGCCGTCATCGTCGCAAAAGAAAACGCAGACGCCGCATTCGCGCAATTGCAGGCAGCTGGCGAGACCGTCTTCAAAATCGGCACCATCCGCACCCGCGTCGAAGGCGAAGCGCAGACTATCGTTTTGTAA
- a CDS encoding peptidase yields the protein MTYCVAMRLKTGLVFLSDSRTNAGVDHVSTFRKMSVFENPGDRMLVMMTAGNLSISQSIKQIISEHTNAEGKSIWNAATMYEAAQIVGNAIRLVYERDASALQNFGIDFNVGVIFGGQIKGERCRLFQIYSAGNFIEAHDENPYFQIGESKYGKPIIDRVLAGSEITLDQAAKCALISMDSTLRSNLSVGLPLDLLVYESEQLALTRFVTIDSKNAYFKSISSGWSSRLREVFDEIEDPVWHTVSSPSDSPAIKLDQRQPLVTLSKEVNWDNALAPLQTLAQNEETRQK from the coding sequence ATGACTTATTGTGTTGCTATGCGCCTAAAGACCGGACTGGTTTTCTTGTCCGACTCCCGCACCAATGCTGGCGTTGATCACGTTAGCACTTTCCGCAAGATGAGCGTTTTCGAAAATCCCGGCGATCGTATGCTGGTGATGATGACCGCCGGTAATCTCTCCATCTCGCAATCGATCAAACAGATTATTTCAGAACATACCAATGCCGAAGGCAAAAGTATATGGAACGCAGCAACGATGTATGAGGCTGCGCAAATTGTCGGAAACGCCATTCGCTTAGTCTATGAACGCGACGCCAGCGCTCTCCAAAATTTCGGCATCGACTTTAATGTCGGCGTCATTTTTGGTGGCCAGATCAAAGGCGAACGATGCCGTTTGTTTCAAATTTATTCCGCCGGTAATTTCATCGAAGCGCATGATGAAAATCCGTATTTCCAAATCGGCGAATCCAAATACGGCAAACCGATCATCGATCGCGTATTGGCCGGTTCCGAAATCACCCTCGATCAAGCGGCGAAATGCGCGCTGATATCGATGGATTCGACGCTACGCTCCAATTTGTCGGTCGGCTTGCCGCTCGACCTTCTGGTGTATGAAAGTGAGCAGTTAGCGCTCACGCGCTTCGTCACTATCGATTCGAAAAATGCCTATTTCAAATCCATCTCCAGCGGATGGTCAAGCCGTTTGAGAGAAGTCTTTGACGAAATCGAAGACCCGGTCTGGCACACCGTATCAAGTCCCTCGGACTCTCCTGCAATAAAATTAGATCAACGCCAACCCCTGGTAACCTTGTCAAAAGAAGTCAACTGGGACAACGCCTTGGCACCACTACAAACGCTTGCCCAGAACGAAGAAACCCGTCAAAAGTAG
- a CDS encoding transglutaminase domain-containing protein, whose amino-acid sequence MMMLTIKHETIYRYTEELTYTIQQLRLTPRPEEHQRTLDWNITSSGVRHPFHDAFGNLSHMLTITGRHNEVRIIAEGSIAVTPLFLGRLPQSGADSPLVFTVATPLTQASPTIIEFAHRHVSRGANSDDLVRLAQAICSAVAYQSGSTLVTSSADDALRLGQGVCQDHAHLFLACCHVVGIPACYVSGYIDPGNSDHAESHAWVDVWVAEPDFSGWISIDVTHACFASEAYCRLAIGRDYDSAAPVRGVRRGGGEETLSVSVQVAATITGS is encoded by the coding sequence ATGATGATGCTGACCATCAAGCACGAGACGATTTATCGCTACACCGAGGAATTGACCTACACAATTCAACAGTTGCGGTTAACGCCTCGTCCGGAAGAGCATCAGCGTACCCTTGACTGGAACATTACCAGCTCGGGGGTGCGCCATCCGTTCCATGATGCGTTTGGTAATCTAAGCCATATGCTGACCATCACCGGTCGGCATAACGAAGTGCGCATCATCGCTGAAGGCAGCATTGCCGTCACGCCTTTGTTTTTAGGACGTTTGCCACAAAGCGGTGCCGACTCTCCGCTGGTATTTACGGTGGCAACGCCATTGACGCAGGCATCGCCCACGATCATCGAATTTGCGCATCGCCATGTATCGCGTGGGGCCAATAGCGACGACCTGGTAAGGCTGGCGCAAGCTATTTGCAGCGCCGTGGCCTATCAAAGCGGTTCGACTCTGGTGACCAGCAGCGCCGACGATGCGCTACGATTGGGTCAGGGTGTTTGCCAGGATCATGCCCATCTATTCCTTGCCTGCTGTCACGTGGTCGGCATTCCTGCCTGTTACGTCTCCGGTTACATCGATCCCGGTAACAGCGACCACGCCGAAAGTCACGCCTGGGTCGATGTCTGGGTGGCAGAACCTGATTTTTCGGGCTGGATTAGTATCGACGTCACGCATGCGTGCTTTGCAAGTGAAGCCTATTGCCGCCTTGCTATCGGCCGTGATTATGATTCGGCCGCACCAGTTCGGGGCGTCCGTCGCGGCGGCGGCGAAGAAACCTTAAGTGTCAGCGTCCAGGTAGCCGCTACTATCACCGGCTCGTAG
- a CDS encoding alpha-E domain-containing protein: MLSRTADHLFWMARYTERAENIARMLDVHLQTGMLPQAEEDVEQGWRALLGISELQEAYDKRHKTLTPQNVIDFMVRDPANSSSISACLTQARENARAVRGALTTEAWEIQNATWLKMQGYLKTDALDQNPAEFFEWVKHRSHLSRGVTIGTMLKDEAFHFIRLGTFLERADNTARIIDVKFHSANEKQKKQSQSQSQSQSESESASESESESESESEDQEQTQSLDAKAEPQIDFYYWAAILRSVSAFEIYRKVYRDVITPARVADLLILRADMPRSLAACMEEVLNNLKNVSNNVSADTERFAGKLHAELQFGSIDEILEAGLHDYLTVFFERIFELGNRISRDFLVPLAA; encoded by the coding sequence ATGTTAAGCCGCACCGCAGATCACCTATTCTGGATGGCCCGTTACACTGAACGAGCTGAAAATATCGCACGTATGTTAGACGTTCACCTCCAAACCGGCATGTTGCCACAAGCAGAAGAAGACGTTGAACAAGGCTGGCGCGCACTCCTCGGCATTTCCGAACTACAGGAAGCCTACGACAAGCGTCATAAAACCCTGACGCCGCAAAACGTCATCGATTTTATGGTGCGTGATCCCGCCAATTCATCTTCGATCTCCGCCTGCCTGACGCAAGCGCGTGAAAATGCCCGCGCAGTGCGCGGAGCGTTAACCACGGAAGCCTGGGAAATTCAAAACGCCACCTGGCTGAAAATGCAGGGCTACCTGAAGACCGACGCATTGGACCAAAATCCTGCTGAGTTCTTCGAATGGGTGAAGCATCGCTCACATCTGTCGCGTGGTGTCACGATTGGCACGATGTTGAAGGACGAAGCGTTTCACTTTATTCGCCTCGGTACATTTTTGGAACGTGCCGATAACACCGCCCGCATTATTGACGTCAAGTTTCATAGCGCCAATGAGAAACAGAAAAAACAGTCCCAATCCCAATCTCAGTCCCAATCTGAATCTGAATCTGCATCTGAATCTGAATCGGAATCGGAATCGGAATCGGAAGATCAGGAACAAACCCAAAGCCTTGACGCCAAGGCCGAGCCGCAAATCGACTTCTATTACTGGGCCGCGATTTTACGCTCCGTTTCGGCATTCGAAATTTATCGGAAAGTGTATCGTGATGTCATCACACCGGCACGCGTCGCCGATCTGCTGATTTTGCGCGCCGACATGCCACGTTCATTGGCAGCCTGTATGGAAGAAGTCCTCAATAATCTAAAAAACGTTAGCAACAATGTCTCCGCCGATACAGAACGCTTTGCAGGCAAGTTGCACGCAGAACTTCAGTTCGGTAGCATCGATGAGATTCTTGAAGCCGGACTGCACGACTATCTGACGGTATTTTTTGAACGCATCTTCGAATTGGGCAACCGAATCAGCCGCGACTTTCTGGTTCCACTAGCGGCCTGA
- a CDS encoding circularly permuted type 2 ATP-grasp protein produces the protein MANFFDEMYTDGSDVARPHYGEFSQWLGQQSAETIARKRVEADVIFRRVGITFAVYGNDAGTERLIPFDIIPRIIHAAEWSILEAGLIQRVKALNMFIHDIYHDQNIIKAGVIPAEQIFRNAQYRPEMQGISVASDIYAHIAGVDIVRAGQGEFYVLEDNLRVPSGVSYMLEDRKMMMRLFPELFTRHKIAPVDHYPDMLLDNLRSVAPVGVTDPTVVIMTPGMYNSAYFEHAFLAQQMGVELVEGKDLFVNDNAVYMRTTRGPKRVDVIYRRIDDDYLDPLAFRPDSTLGVPGLLSVYRAGGVTLANAIGTGVADDKSIYPYVPDMIKFYMAEKPILNNVPTFQCRKKDDLAYTLANLKDLVVKEVHGAGGYGMLVGPASTKQEIEDFRARVIANPEGYIAQPTLALSACPTYVEAGIAPRHIDLRPFVLSGKTVSMVRGGLTRVALKEGSLVVNSSQGGGTKDTWILEK, from the coding sequence ATGGCAAATTTTTTCGATGAAATGTACACCGATGGTTCCGATGTGGCCCGTCCCCATTATGGTGAGTTTTCACAATGGCTTGGGCAGCAATCTGCCGAAACGATCGCCAGAAAACGCGTTGAAGCGGATGTAATTTTCCGCCGTGTAGGTATTACCTTCGCGGTTTACGGCAACGACGCTGGCACCGAACGACTGATTCCGTTCGATATTATTCCGCGCATTATTCACGCCGCTGAATGGTCGATACTGGAGGCAGGACTGATTCAGCGTGTCAAAGCGCTGAACATGTTCATCCACGATATTTATCACGATCAGAACATCATCAAAGCTGGGGTCATTCCGGCCGAACAAATCTTCCGTAACGCCCAATATCGTCCTGAGATGCAGGGTATTTCGGTCGCCTCGGATATTTATGCGCACATTGCCGGCGTTGATATCGTACGCGCCGGTCAAGGCGAGTTTTACGTATTGGAAGACAATCTGCGGGTTCCTTCCGGTGTGTCATACATGCTCGAAGATCGCAAGATGATGATGCGCTTATTTCCCGAGTTATTCACGCGGCATAAAATTGCACCGGTCGATCATTACCCGGACATGCTTTTGGACAATTTACGCTCAGTTGCGCCGGTAGGAGTAACCGATCCGACCGTTGTCATCATGACGCCGGGAATGTACAACTCGGCGTATTTTGAACATGCATTTTTAGCCCAGCAAATGGGCGTGGAACTGGTCGAAGGTAAAGACTTGTTCGTCAACGATAACGCGGTCTACATGCGCACGACGCGCGGCCCGAAACGGGTTGATGTTATTTATCGTCGGATCGATGATGACTATCTGGATCCGTTGGCATTCCGTCCTGATTCCACCCTCGGCGTACCGGGCTTGTTATCGGTCTACCGCGCCGGTGGCGTGACGCTGGCGAACGCTATCGGCACCGGTGTCGCTGACGATAAATCCATCTATCCATACGTACCCGACATGATCAAGTTCTACATGGCGGAAAAACCGATTCTGAACAATGTACCGACCTTCCAATGCCGTAAAAAGGACGATCTGGCCTATACGCTGGCGAATCTGAAAGACTTGGTTGTCAAAGAAGTGCACGGCGCTGGGGGCTACGGTATGTTGGTTGGCCCAGCATCAACGAAGCAAGAAATCGAAGACTTTCGCGCACGCGTGATCGCCAATCCGGAAGGCTACATCGCCCAGCCGACACTGGCGCTTTCAGCCTGCCCTACTTATGTTGAAGCCGGTATTGCCCCACGCCATATTGACCTGCGGCCGTTTGTACTATCGGGCAAAACCGTCTCTATGGTGCGCGGCGGCCTCACCCGCGTGGCCCTCAAAGAAGGATCGCTCGTAGTCAACTCGTCTCAGGGTGGCGGCACCAAAGACACTTGGATACTGGAGAAATAA
- a CDS encoding cupin domain-containing protein has product MDAQHTNDQVVPKTAFSHIREGDTVFEPGGLRDFFLYRDLGISAATGGQVIAQLVKANMAPEEGTGWHRHEAKFHMVYMLKGWARFMYEDQLTLVSAGDCVHQRPGIVHFLFDYSPDMEYLEVVGPADFTSIDAPAPCAVPKPTPWFSELTASSPINTE; this is encoded by the coding sequence ATGGATGCGCAACACACCAACGACCAAGTCGTCCCAAAAACCGCGTTTTCTCACATACGCGAAGGGGATACCGTATTTGAACCTGGTGGACTAAGAGATTTTTTCTTATACCGCGATCTTGGGATCAGTGCCGCTACAGGTGGTCAGGTTATCGCCCAACTGGTAAAGGCCAACATGGCACCAGAGGAAGGCACCGGCTGGCATCGGCATGAAGCCAAATTTCATATGGTGTATATGCTCAAGGGTTGGGCGCGCTTTATGTATGAGGACCAGTTAACTTTGGTCAGCGCTGGTGATTGCGTGCATCAACGCCCCGGAATAGTGCATTTCTTATTCGACTACTCACCAGATATGGAATATCTTGAAGTGGTCGGCCCTGCAGATTTCACTTCAATCGATGCACCCGCTCCTTGCGCGGTCCCCAAACCAACACCGTGGTTCTCCGAATTGACAGCAAGCTCACCCATCAACACGGAGTAA
- a CDS encoding sodium:solute symporter family protein produces MKSKSFLSRLTRYYAWYTGGFVGFLIILAILEKEGFPRSWIGYMFMFATIALYAGIGVVSRTSDVSEYYVAGRRVPGIFNGMATAADWISAATFISLAGGLYLQGFDGLAYIIGWTGGYCLVALLIAPYLRKFGQYTIPDFLAARYSGRFGGRYGGNPVRILAVIATVLISFTYVVAQIYGVGLITSRFTGVDFSVGIFLGLASILVCSFLGGMRAITWTQVAQYVIILFAYLIPVIWLSAKHTHNPLPQFAYGSVMTQLSDIEKTLSDDPKELEVRKIYKARADAFDASLNNLPQSWTQGRVEAQRQLRALKHSSEASLIDIRAANRKLSDYPKTADEARQRWTDAKAMNLAHADPPTPQATPFPGKDREASNIKRNNFLAVVFCLMLGTAALPHVLMRYYTTPTVQETRKSVFWTLFFILLIYLTVPALAVLVKYDIYTSLVGTEYAHLPNWVSYWANIDKTNPLVSIIDLNHDGIVQLSEITLDGDMIVLATPEIAGLPYFISGLVAAGGLAAALSTADGLLLTISNALSHDVYYKMIDPAASTQKRVTISKLLLLVVALLAAYTASLKPGDILSMVGAAFSLAGSALFPALMFGVFWKRANQHGAIAGIIAGFGTCVFYMLHTIPALGGSVAGQWFHIAPISAGVFGIPAGLLTMVIVSLMTPPPDARTMALVDYIRAP; encoded by the coding sequence ATGAAAAGTAAATCATTCTTGTCGCGATTGACGCGTTATTACGCATGGTACACGGGTGGCTTCGTCGGCTTTCTCATCATCCTCGCCATTCTGGAAAAAGAGGGATTTCCGCGCTCGTGGATCGGCTACATGTTTATGTTCGCCACCATCGCGCTCTACGCTGGTATCGGCGTCGTCAGCCGTACCTCTGACGTATCGGAATATTACGTGGCCGGACGCCGTGTGCCGGGAATATTCAACGGCATGGCGACGGCAGCAGACTGGATTTCGGCGGCGACATTCATCAGTCTGGCCGGAGGTTTATACTTGCAAGGCTTCGATGGCCTTGCGTATATTATCGGCTGGACCGGCGGTTACTGCCTGGTTGCGCTCCTGATAGCACCTTATCTACGCAAGTTTGGGCAATACACCATCCCGGATTTTTTGGCCGCACGCTACAGCGGCCGCTTTGGCGGACGCTATGGCGGCAACCCGGTTCGCATACTGGCGGTCATCGCCACCGTTCTTATTTCATTCACCTACGTGGTGGCACAGATTTACGGCGTTGGGCTAATCACCTCGCGCTTTACGGGCGTGGATTTTTCAGTCGGTATTTTTCTGGGTCTGGCGAGTATTCTCGTCTGTTCATTTTTGGGAGGAATGCGGGCCATCACATGGACCCAGGTGGCGCAGTACGTCATCATCCTGTTTGCTTACCTGATCCCGGTCATCTGGCTCTCAGCCAAGCATACCCACAATCCGCTACCGCAGTTCGCCTATGGCTCCGTCATGACGCAGTTGAGCGACATTGAAAAGACCTTAAGCGACGATCCGAAAGAATTGGAAGTCAGGAAGATTTATAAAGCCCGTGCTGATGCGTTCGACGCCAGTCTGAATAATTTACCACAATCGTGGACCCAAGGTAGGGTTGAAGCCCAGCGTCAATTAAGAGCCTTAAAGCACAGTAGCGAGGCGTCTCTGATCGATATTCGCGCTGCCAATCGCAAGCTTAGCGACTATCCAAAAACGGCGGACGAGGCGCGACAACGATGGACCGACGCCAAGGCCATGAATCTGGCCCATGCCGACCCACCCACGCCGCAGGCGACGCCATTTCCCGGCAAGGATAGAGAAGCGTCCAATATCAAACGCAACAATTTTTTGGCGGTCGTGTTTTGTCTGATGTTGGGGACGGCAGCACTGCCACATGTGTTGATGCGGTACTACACCACGCCAACGGTTCAGGAAACCCGCAAGTCGGTATTCTGGACGCTGTTTTTTATTTTGCTCATCTATCTTACCGTCCCTGCGCTGGCGGTACTGGTCAAGTACGACATCTATACCTCGCTGGTCGGCACCGAATACGCACACCTGCCGAACTGGGTCTCGTATTGGGCAAATATTGATAAAACCAACCCACTGGTGAGCATTATCGATTTGAATCACGACGGCATCGTCCAGCTATCGGAAATCACGTTAGACGGCGATATGATTGTACTGGCGACCCCGGAAATTGCTGGCTTGCCCTATTTCATCTCGGGCCTGGTCGCCGCCGGTGGCCTCGCTGCAGCGCTCTCCACCGCAGATGGCTTGCTGCTCACGATCTCCAACGCCCTTTCGCACGACGTGTATTACAAGATGATTGATCCTGCTGCCTCAACACAAAAGCGCGTCACGATTTCGAAATTGCTACTTCTCGTGGTGGCGTTGTTGGCGGCCTATACGGCATCCCTGAAACCCGGAGATATTCTCTCCATGGTGGGCGCAGCATTTTCACTGGCTGGCTCGGCACTTTTTCCGGCGCTCATGTTTGGCGTGTTTTGGAAGAGAGCCAATCAACATGGAGCGATTGCGGGAATCATTGCAGGATTTGGAACATGCGTATTTTATATGCTGCACACGATCCCTGCATTGGGCGGAAGCGTTGCGGGACAATGGTTTCACATCGCCCCCATTTCCGCCGGTGTTTTTGGCATCCCGGCAGGACTGCTGACGATGGTAATTGTCAGCTTGATGACGCCACCGCCGGATGCGCGCACGATGGCATTAGTGGATTATATTCGGGCACCCTGA
- a CDS encoding DUF4212 domain-containing protein produces the protein MAQSIPQNTAARNARHWRRTKTLTFSLLAMWALVTFLVVFFARELSSVTVFGWPLSFYMAAQGLVVIYLILVAIYTWQMGRFDRDAAMTATDPELRPSKSSLPFEVSNEK, from the coding sequence ATGGCCCAATCCATCCCTCAGAATACCGCCGCACGTAATGCCAGACACTGGCGCAGGACCAAAACGCTAACATTCAGTTTGCTGGCAATGTGGGCATTGGTGACGTTCCTGGTGGTTTTTTTCGCCCGAGAATTATCCAGCGTCACCGTATTTGGATGGCCGCTTTCTTTTTACATGGCGGCCCAGGGCCTGGTGGTGATTTATCTCATCCTGGTCGCGATCTATACCTGGCAAATGGGAAGATTTGACCGCGATGCGGCCATGACCGCGACCGACCCAGAGCTGCGCCCATCCAAGTCGTCTTTACCTTTCGAAGTCAGCAATGAAAAGTAA